In one uncultured Methanoregula sp. genomic region, the following are encoded:
- a CDS encoding IS5 family transposase → MSGFGDYFLHQEYTKIAGLGNKLGEIRDIIDWEKFRPILNDMYRDNKEIGGRPHNDEILMIKMLVLAGWHGLSDYEVELLAIDRLSFRHFLGYPEKIPDRSTVWLFRENLTNHGKIHLIWDELQRQLDEQGYSIKRGTIQDASFITSDPGHAKADKPRGDVAKTRRSRDGTWARKGNKSEFGYKLHSLIDKEYQFVRRFDTSTASLHDNQIDLSQKGETVYRDKGYFGTVPFASIDKTMKRSVRGKPISTKDKRRNRAISRTRSLVERPFAVIKRVFHAGHVMVTTHLRVHAKNLFACFSYNLFNLVTVQKNHTV, encoded by the coding sequence ATGAGCGGGTTTGGGGATTATTTTCTGCATCAGGAATATACCAAGATCGCCGGACTGGGGAACAAGTTAGGAGAGATCCGGGACATAATCGATTGGGAGAAATTTCGTCCGATCCTCAACGATATGTATCGGGATAACAAAGAGATCGGAGGCCGACCCCATAACGATGAGATCCTCATGATCAAGATGCTCGTTCTTGCCGGCTGGCATGGCTTATCAGATTATGAGGTAGAACTCCTTGCCATAGACCGGTTATCGTTTCGACATTTTCTCGGGTATCCGGAGAAAATCCCCGATCGATCGACGGTATGGTTATTCCGGGAAAACCTGACGAACCACGGAAAGATCCATCTCATCTGGGATGAACTCCAGCGACAATTGGACGAACAAGGCTATTCGATAAAACGAGGTACCATTCAGGATGCATCGTTCATCACATCCGATCCCGGCCACGCCAAGGCAGATAAGCCCCGGGGAGATGTTGCAAAAACCCGACGAAGCCGGGATGGAACCTGGGCCAGGAAAGGTAACAAATCAGAATTTGGATACAAACTCCATTCACTCATCGACAAAGAATACCAGTTTGTCCGAAGATTCGATACATCAACTGCATCACTTCATGACAACCAGATTGATCTCTCGCAAAAAGGTGAAACGGTATACCGGGACAAAGGATATTTCGGAACCGTCCCTTTCGCCTCCATCGACAAAACAATGAAACGATCGGTTCGTGGTAAACCGATCTCAACGAAAGACAAACGCAGAAACCGGGCGATCAGCAGAACACGGTCTCTCGTTGAACGACCGTTTGCAGTGATCAAACGGGTGTTTCATGCTGGGCATGTGATGGTGACTACACACCTCCGGGTCCATGCTAAAAATCTCTTCGCCTGTTTCTCATACAATCTCTTTAATCTCGTAACTGTTCAAAAAAATCATACGGTCTAG
- a CDS encoding PfkB family carbohydrate kinase, with protein MDSNELDNIIEQFNKTSVLVIGDLMLDRYLSGTMSRISPEAPAPLIDITSESYVCGGAANAIDTICTLGGKVFAVGVVGEDWFGKRLIKLLKHEDVDTKGVIEIKERSTTVKTRVLVEKQQIIRLDQENRQAINESCTKSILDYIHENIERVDAIIISDYNKGVVTNTLLSGAINLAKKFEKPLVVYPKVEPFFDYKGVTIVIIDLEMASSTTGIRYINETSIRNMGQWLLTHLECEFILITDEKEGMSLFEKKGNVTHVPSMVKEVRNVTGTADTVASVIVLSLAAGVTSMLNSTRLANIAAGIILENPERKTVTQEELKRQITIIH; from the coding sequence ATGGATTCTAATGAACTGGATAACATAATAGAACAATTCAACAAAACATCCGTCTTAGTTATCGGTGATCTTATGCTGGACAGATATCTTTCCGGCACTATGTCCAGGATTTCCCCGGAGGCTCCGGCCCCTTTAATCGATATTACATCAGAAAGTTATGTATGCGGTGGTGCCGCAAATGCAATCGATACCATTTGTACTCTGGGAGGGAAAGTATTTGCCGTCGGAGTTGTTGGAGAGGATTGGTTCGGCAAACGTCTGATTAAATTATTGAAACATGAGGATGTTGATACAAAAGGGGTAATTGAAATCAAAGAGCGGTCAACAACCGTAAAAACGCGGGTACTTGTTGAAAAACAACAGATTATCAGACTAGATCAGGAAAATCGACAAGCGATAAATGAGAGTTGTACAAAGTCAATTCTCGATTATATACATGAAAATATTGAGCGTGTTGATGCAATTATTATATCTGATTATAATAAGGGTGTTGTTACAAATACACTGTTATCCGGAGCAATAAATTTAGCAAAGAAATTTGAGAAACCTCTCGTAGTATATCCAAAAGTTGAACCTTTTTTTGATTATAAAGGAGTGACAATTGTCATCATAGATCTGGAAATGGCTAGTTCTACAACTGGCATCCGGTATATTAATGAAACAAGTATCAGAAATATGGGTCAGTGGTTACTGACACATCTTGAATGCGAATTCATCCTTATTACAGATGAAAAAGAAGGAATGTCACTCTTTGAGAAAAAGGGGAATGTAACACACGTCCCTTCGATGGTAAAAGAAGTACGCAACGTAACCGGTACTGCTGATACCGTAGCCAGTGTAATTGTTCTCTCTCTCGCAGCGGGTGTTACCAGTATGCTGAATTCAACGCGCCTAGCAAATATCGCAGCAGGAATAATCTTAGAAAACCCGGAACGTAAGACTGTAACTCAAGAAGAACTGAAACGCCAGATAACTATTATACA